The following proteins are co-located in the Pararge aegeria chromosome 3, ilParAegt1.1, whole genome shotgun sequence genome:
- the LOC120636997 gene encoding transcription termination factor 3, mitochondrial, which yields MNLSYTLRRYFIFNIKSKFNRSLSDAQNFLEVKGKQQENPLDSIRKDMSEITPYFPESFNLSAYINSSQSLQNLLHLNINLSKIEKQPHIAEKILKLDFNNDMKDHILFLKDYVDMENIGLFITKNPLILCQSIEDLQVRLNYLESKHFSADQIKQIISRNPFWLMFSTLRIDKRLGYFQQKFNLVGKEIRQLVTRQPKIITYNLHHINTNSFVIKEEMGFNDDEIKFLILNIPKLWMLHQKSLLERFNYLHNVIKIQHDAIMTHPKVLLCRNFRIKQRHLFLKSLGRAQYESIKENYVPITALYEGTDVEFCRNYGKCHIDNFNMFLKTL from the exons ATGAATTTGTCATATACCTTaagaagatattttatatttaatattaaatcgaaattCAATAGAAGTCTCAGTGATGCACAGAATTTTCTTGAGGTTAAAGGAAAACAACAGGAAAATCCATTAGATTCTATCAGGAAAGATATGTCGGAAATTACTCCCTATTTTCCGGAATCATTTAATTTATCAGCTTACATTAACAGTTCGCAATCTTTACAAAATTTGCTTCATCTAAATATTAATCTCAGCAAAATTGAAAAGCAACCTCACATTGCAGAAAAAATACTGAAACTGGATTTTAACAATGACATGAAAGatcatattctttttttaaaagattatgtAGATATGGAAAATATTGGGCTGTTCATTACAAAAAATCCTCTTATTTTGTGTCAGTCAATTGAAGATCTTCAAGTTAGATTGAATTATTTGGAATCAAAACATTTCAGTGCAGatcaaattaaacaaataatatcaaGAAACCCTTTTTGGTTGATGTTCAG CACTTTAAGGATTGATAAACGCTTGGGATATTTTCagcaaaagtttaatttagtgGGTAAAGAAATAAGGCAGCTTGTAACTAGACAGCCtaaaattattacatataatttacACCACATAAATACAAACTCTTTTGTTATTAAGGAGGAAATGGgatttaatgatgatgaaataaagtttttaatctTAAATATACCAAAATTATGGATGTTGC ATCAAAAATCCTTGCTTGAAAGATTCAATTACCTTCACAATGTGATAAAAATACAGCATGATGCTATAATGACTCATCCCAAAGTCCTTCTATGTAGAAATTTTAGGATAAAACAAAgacatttgtttttaaaaagtttggGAAGAGCTCAATATGAATCTATTAAAGAAAACTATGTACCAATTACTGCTTTGTATGAAGGTACTGATGTAGAATTCTGTAGAAATTATGGTAAATGTCACATTGACAACTTCAATATGTTTCTTAAAACTTTGTAG